CTCTAGAAGCCTGCGGCGCAGGGAGCTTGGCGGCTCAGATGTTGCCTAGAGCGAAGGCCAAGGAAATGACAACGAAAAAGTGCGCTGTTTCTGCGGCAGGGGAAAAGGAGGGAGTAacagaggaggtggtggagggaaAGAAGGtgatacagaaggaaaaaaaggtggTAGGAGGCGCGAAAGAGGAAACCCGGGCCAGAGCCCCGAAGATCAATAACTGCATGGATTCGCTGGAGGCCATCGATCAGGAACTGTCAAATGTAAATGCCCAGGCTGACAGAGCTTTCCTTCAGCTGGAGCGCAAGTTTGGCCGTATGCGGAGGCTCCATATGCAGCGCAGAAGTTTCATTATCCAGAATATCCCAGGTTTCTGGGTCACTGCCTTTCGCAACCACCCGCAGCTGTCACCTATGATCAGTGGCCAAGATGAAGACATGATGAGGTACATGATCAATTTGGAAGTGGAGGAGCTTAAACACCCCAGAGCAGGCTGCAAATTCAAGTTCATCTTTCAGAGCAACCCCTACTTCCGAAACGAGGGGCTTGTCAAGGAGTATGAGCGCAGATCCTCTGGCCGGGTGGTGTCTCTTTCCACTCCAATCCGCTGGCACAGGGGCCAAGATCCTCAGTCCCATATCCACAGGAACCGGGAAGGCAACACTATTCCCAGTTTCTTCAACTGGTTCTCAGACCACAGCCTTTTAGAATTCGACAGGATTGCCGAGATTATCAAAGCAGAACTGTGGCCCAATCCTCTCCAATACTACCTGATGGGTGATGGGCCCCGCAGAGGATTTCGAGACCCAGCAAGGCAGCCAGTGGAGAGCTCCAGGACCTTCAGGTTCCAATCCGGCTAACTCCTGCCCTGTATGAGAAGCTCCTGCACAAGTTCCCCTACCACCCACCTCCTCTCAGACCCATGCTTAGCCAACAGCATGCTGTCATCCCTGTACTTTGTCTTCACACTGGATTATTTTGTCCTTTGATCCTTCTAAATTCTCAAAACTCAGTGGCAAGATAGTTGCTTATATGCCAATGCTGTCCTTCCTCTGGGCCTTCCTGCTCTTCTGCATCCTGTTCCACTGTTCCAAGTGCATGGCCTTCCACTGCTTCTATGCCAAGCACATAATACTGTAGATACCCACTGCCTTCTTTTGCATGCTCTGGGCCCTGTCTGACTATGGCTTCTCCCAGTTTTTAAAGTGGTTGTCTACCACGAGAAAGCTTGATATACTGTTGCAGCTACTTAGCTGGGCGTCATACTTTGTGCTGACTGTCCTCCTGATACCCATGTACTCTGTGGCCAAGTCTTTGAGTTTCACTGCTGCAGGATGAAGCTGATAGAGATGATGCCAGCCAACACCTAAACTGAACAGTCCAGGCCACCTGTAACTGGTTTTCAACTGTCTTCCTGGGTCCATGCTGTCTACCCTGCTGGTTATTTTGCAGAATAAGCAGCTGACGGGTGGGTGGTTACTAGGCATGAATGAGGTAACAGATGAGAAGTTTCTGTGTTATGTTGATCTTATGCCTTTGGTCACTCTGCATTGTGACCAGGTGGTGGTGAGTATGAAGCCCTGTGATACCCACCCAAACCTGCTCTCAGCCTTCTGGATGAGATTTGCACAGGCACCATTCCCTGCCTCTTTAGGAACTATCTGGAGACTTAAGCTCCTGGGCAGCACACAGGAGCCATCCCCCGCCCAACACCCACCCCTTGCTTGCCAAATGGTTACCTGGAAACTGCTTGGCTGTCAGGCAGGTTGGGCAGTCATAATATCACAGTGCCTAAAGCAAAGCTGGTGGGAGGTCCTTTCCAGCAGTTAGCCTTTTTGAGCTCTAGCCAACAAACCACCATTAATCTAGGTGTCCCCTTCTGCACCCATTCTAAACATGACAAAGTTGCCAGGATGGGGCCACCAAGGAAGAGGTATTTCTGGTCTGTGGGGCCTGTtatatatctttctctctctcactttcctgctttcctccttttctcttcctccttctcataAAACAgttacagctgagaaaacaaaACTGGCAAAGTAGGCTTTTTGTTTACTTTGCTTTCCCTTTGATTGTGTCCAGGAGAAAGATACTGTGCGTTGGACTCCAGCTTTCTTACTGCCCTCTTCTGCCCTCATGTGTCCACCCCACTTCCTTGAGTAAAGTCTAAACATTTTAAAGGGAACCCTGTAGGGTGAATTGCCAGCTTATGGACATTGTTCTTTGGGGCCCACTTTGACAGCCCCATactcttccttatccatttaccAAAACCTGGGTGTTTTCTTGAGCCTTAGCTTGAGAAGCTGAGGGGAGATCACAGAAGGGCTTCACGACAGACCCAGAGCAGGCTGTGATCCAAGGTAATAAAAACTTAGTTTCACTCCACCTTTCTAAGCTTGGAAATTTTTTGAAGGGCCTTGTACCACTTAGAAATAACCAAGGCAGCGTTTTGAGGGTCACTCCTGTCCTCTggactgtttttttcccctgaattccCACGGGCCTGCATCGTATCACCTTGGCCTTCTTGGCTCTTAGTCCACAGCTTCTGCATTTCCTTCCCTGCTTCTGACCTAGTAAATGAGGGAACAGGCTGCAGTCTCCTTGTGGGAGCTGCTGAGACTCCCTCATTGGAGGTAAGGGGGTGTGTGAAGTCTGCCCCATAGGATGTCTGTACAGAGCCGTGGGGAGGGTGTCCTAGGCTGTAGAAACTGAAGGCCCAGGAAACCAAATGAGTTTCCTGCAGGGTCAGCAGTAAAAGGAGAGACACCTGTGGTTTTTCCCAGGAGAGGTGGGAGAATGAAAGCGTTTGATGCTTTAAGATGATGCTTGCAGATGCTAggttttctcttcagtttttcctGACTCCTTGGATTCACCAGTAGATTTTTGTACTCAAATACAAGTCTGAATGTTTTGTATTCTAGCATATGTGGACAATTAATGGTATATGCTCCTTATTTCACTGAGTAAAGTCCTATTCTTTTCTCCATATTTGCTTGCTGGCAAAATTGACATTTACAGCCTGCTGTTTGCTTATAATTGACAATGTGTGCAAAAATATCAAGCTCGTTTCCTGTGCAGTATGAAAACTTTTGTGACTACTCACAAATATATCAGCTTGCTCTGGTCTCTCTCCTTATATAGCTCTATTCttagaaatataatttgaatATGATCTTTGAAATTGTGCAGATTGTTGCTGTCTTGTGAAAGTATTCTCAAACAGAAAAACATAACTTTGTCGTCTTGATATTTCTTGGTCTAGTAATAACTGTTGTACTTGACATCTTATGTTCCTAACTTGTAGAATTGTTCTGTCAAACTAAACAAAGATAGTACTTTAGTCTTCTCCTGTGtgttcaaaaggaaaaattaatctGTTACTCTGCTGTTCCTTGTtttcaccaaaaataaaaataaataatgctctGTCTGTTTTGTCTAGGCTAATAAATGGTTGGAAAATAATTAAAGTTATCAAGTTGTTACAGTATCGTGTTGAACCTTTAAAAAAGGCAATAGTGCACCTTCCAAgaatttttgcttggaaaatggagggttcaggatggggagctcatgtatacctgtggcagattcattttgatatttgccaaaactaatacaattatgtaaattttaaaaataaaataaaattaaaaaaaaaaagcccaaatgcttattcataaatatatttcctATACAGTCAGCATAGTTTTTGGTGGTAATTGAACTgctgtgtattgatttttgtcACTTACCTAAAATACTATTTTCAGTGGAGAACTGTTTTCTATTgcacagtcatttttttttacttaaatttatgtTAACTATGTCCCATCTTTGGCTCATTCTTTACTTGATGAGCTTAAGATAGACTTTTGGAAGACTTAATCATTGGATATTCTCTAAGTACTACTTAAATTCTTTTCCTACAATAGTGTGGTgctctaaaaagaaagaaaaaataaaatataatgtcttGAAGCAAATGATACCAGACATCACAGTGTCAGTTACCAGTAATGTCTTGCTTTTCAGCATCTATTACATGAAGCTTTGGGAGATAAATACTTCTGCATTCTCTGAAGCAGAGAGCAACGAATACTACAAGGTCTGCATAAGTGAATCACTGAATGTTTTTAACCATCTAAACAAAATTTTGACATAAATGGCCCCAAATTACTGATTTGAATTAGAGATTGTTGATTAAACCTACAGGTAAACCAGACTTGCTGACTCTTGATGCAGTTCTTATTTGCAAGCTTTATTTGCTGAAGTGTATTCTAGACCTGGA
The genomic region above belongs to Bos indicus isolate NIAB-ARS_2022 breed Sahiwal x Tharparkar chromosome 9, NIAB-ARS_B.indTharparkar_mat_pri_1.0, whole genome shotgun sequence and contains:
- the TSPYL4 gene encoding testis-specific Y-encoded-like protein 4, which gives rise to MSGLDEGDSLPVAKTCGPATPDHAPGHPDLKQCQSEETEATSVMADTGEGGLETAAEGGAAQDPAVCGLALRIRVAGSRGRVATKAGQKEAPASTEGLEAASASTSVGADNSQENGCQRRELRSPAIEKALEACGAGSLAAQMLPRAKAKEMTTKKCAVSAAGEKEGVTEEVVEGKKVIQKEKKVVGGAKEETRARAPKINNCMDSLEAIDQELSNVNAQADRAFLQLERKFGRMRRLHMQRRSFIIQNIPGFWVTAFRNHPQLSPMISGQDEDMMRYMINLEVEELKHPRAGCKFKFIFQSNPYFRNEGLVKEYERRSSGRVVSLSTPIRWHRGQDPQSHIHRNREGNTIPSFFNWFSDHSLLEFDRIAEIIKAELWPNPLQYYLMGDGPRRGFRDPARQPVESSRTFRFQSG